In one Brevibacillus composti genomic region, the following are encoded:
- a CDS encoding DUF6148 family protein, translating into MANTRLDMAKERLQAYYQAELAVLSGQEYRIGTRTLRRADLSEIRKAISELERQVQQLENQAAGNRSARARRIVIRDL; encoded by the coding sequence ATGGCGAATACGAGATTGGATATGGCAAAAGAGCGCCTGCAGGCCTATTACCAAGCGGAGCTGGCGGTCCTGAGCGGCCAGGAGTACCGAATCGGGACGAGAACCCTTCGCAGGGCTGACCTGTCCGAAATCCGGAAGGCCATCAGCGAATTGGAGAGGCAAGTGCAGCAGCTGGAGAATCAAGCGGCCGGAAATCGATCCGCCAGGGCTCGGCGAATTGTCATTCGCGATCTTTAA